In the Quercus lobata isolate SW786 chromosome 5, ValleyOak3.0 Primary Assembly, whole genome shotgun sequence genome, one interval contains:
- the LOC115991725 gene encoding protein PHR1-LIKE 2-like isoform X1, protein MYPRMIQPHHEGIVVGQEEIAIQNGGGSNHRGDPCLVLTSDPKPRLRWTAELHERFVDAVTQLGGASKATPKAIMRTMNVKGLTLFHLKSHLQKYRLGKQSGKEMGEASRDGMPSAYLLESPGTGNSSPNLPTSDNEGYEVKEALRAQMEVQSKLHLQVEAEKHLQIRQDAERRYMAMLERACKMLADQFISGSVIDTDSNGQGLVSKTPRNSSIDPLGFYCLHSPEVAGVHGSEEEVAPSLHAQRADCSTESCLTSHESPGGLTLEGSPCGGKRRMLSMDSNTASLLWEAKMKSQDINVAQVNAHAITGYGM, encoded by the exons atgtatcCAAGAATGATTCAACCCCACCATGAAGGAATAGTTGTTGGTCAGGAAGAAATAGCAATTCAGAATGGTGGTGGGTCCAATCATAGAGGAGACCCATGTCTTGTTTTGACTTCGGATCCCAAACCTCGTCTCAGATGGACTGCTGAGCTTCATGAACGCTTTGTTGACGCTGTTACTCAGCTTGGTGGTGCCTCTA aaGCTACGCCTAAGGCCATCATGCGGACAATGAATGTGAAGGGACTGACACTCTTCCATTTAAAGAGTCATCTCCAG AAATACAGGCTAGGTAAGCAATCAGGAAAGGAGATGGGTGAGGCATCCAGAGATG GGATGCCATCTGCTTACCTTTTAGAAAGTCCTGGAACTGGTAATTCTTCTCCGAATTTGCCAACTTCTGATAATGA AGGTTATGAAGTCAAGGAGGCCTTGAGAGCACAGATGGAAGTGCAAAGCAAATTACATCTGCAAGTCGAG GCTGAGAAACACTTGCAGATCCGACAGGATGCAGAGCGTAGATATATGGCTATGCTTGAAAGAGCTTGTAAGATGCTTGCAGATCAATTTATTTCAGGTTCAGTTATTGACACAGACAGCAATGGTCAAGGATTGGTGAGTAAGACACCAAGAAATTCCTCCATAGATCCACTTGGCTTCTACTGCTTACATTCTCCTGAGGTGGCTGGAGTACATGGCTCAGAAGAAGAAGTTGCACCTAGCCTCCATGCCCAGAGGGCTGACTGTTCCACTGAAAGCTGCCTAACCTCACATGAGAGTCCTGGAGGATTGACTCTGGAAGGATCTCCTTGTGGAGGGAAGAGAAGGATGCTAAGCATGGACTCAAATACTGCGTCTTTGCTTTGGGAAGCCAAGATGAAGTCCCAAGACATCAATGTAGCACAAGTTAATGCGCATGCAATCACTGGGTATGGCATGTAG
- the LOC115991725 gene encoding protein PHR1-LIKE 3-like isoform X2, whose amino-acid sequence MYPRMIQPHHEGIVVGQEEIAIQNGGGSNHRGDPCLVLTSDPKPRLRWTAELHERFVDAVTQLGGASKATPKAIMRTMNVKGLTLFHLKSHLQKYRLGMPSAYLLESPGTGNSSPNLPTSDNEGYEVKEALRAQMEVQSKLHLQVEAEKHLQIRQDAERRYMAMLERACKMLADQFISGSVIDTDSNGQGLVSKTPRNSSIDPLGFYCLHSPEVAGVHGSEEEVAPSLHAQRADCSTESCLTSHESPGGLTLEGSPCGGKRRMLSMDSNTASLLWEAKMKSQDINVAQVNAHAITGYGM is encoded by the exons atgtatcCAAGAATGATTCAACCCCACCATGAAGGAATAGTTGTTGGTCAGGAAGAAATAGCAATTCAGAATGGTGGTGGGTCCAATCATAGAGGAGACCCATGTCTTGTTTTGACTTCGGATCCCAAACCTCGTCTCAGATGGACTGCTGAGCTTCATGAACGCTTTGTTGACGCTGTTACTCAGCTTGGTGGTGCCTCTA aaGCTACGCCTAAGGCCATCATGCGGACAATGAATGTGAAGGGACTGACACTCTTCCATTTAAAGAGTCATCTCCAG AAATACAGGCTAG GGATGCCATCTGCTTACCTTTTAGAAAGTCCTGGAACTGGTAATTCTTCTCCGAATTTGCCAACTTCTGATAATGA AGGTTATGAAGTCAAGGAGGCCTTGAGAGCACAGATGGAAGTGCAAAGCAAATTACATCTGCAAGTCGAG GCTGAGAAACACTTGCAGATCCGACAGGATGCAGAGCGTAGATATATGGCTATGCTTGAAAGAGCTTGTAAGATGCTTGCAGATCAATTTATTTCAGGTTCAGTTATTGACACAGACAGCAATGGTCAAGGATTGGTGAGTAAGACACCAAGAAATTCCTCCATAGATCCACTTGGCTTCTACTGCTTACATTCTCCTGAGGTGGCTGGAGTACATGGCTCAGAAGAAGAAGTTGCACCTAGCCTCCATGCCCAGAGGGCTGACTGTTCCACTGAAAGCTGCCTAACCTCACATGAGAGTCCTGGAGGATTGACTCTGGAAGGATCTCCTTGTGGAGGGAAGAGAAGGATGCTAAGCATGGACTCAAATACTGCGTCTTTGCTTTGGGAAGCCAAGATGAAGTCCCAAGACATCAATGTAGCACAAGTTAATGCGCATGCAATCACTGGGTATGGCATGTAG